A region of the Dreissena polymorpha isolate Duluth1 chromosome 6, UMN_Dpol_1.0, whole genome shotgun sequence genome:
CCAAGGTATTGGGTTTACCTTTCTTGGTGAGGGCGGTAAGTGGTACAGCCACAGCGGCAAAGTTTGGTATGAACAAACGATAATAACCTACCAGCCCTAAGAAGGATCGAAGTTCAGTCTTGGTTCGTGGTCTTACGGCTTGAGCTATTGCTGTAACCTTCTGTGGGTTTGGTTCCACTTTTCCGTGCCCTACTTGGTGTCCTAAGATATCAAGTCTCTCACAAGCCAACATGCACTTGCTAGGCTTTGCCGTCAGTCCAGCATTTCGCAGGCGCCCTAAGACTTCTGCAATCAATGTAAGATGCTCCTCCCATGTCTCGGTGAACAGGAACATATCGTCTAAAAAGTTATCCACTCCACTAAGGTCTTTCAGCAACATTCTCATCATTCTGCTGAAGACAGCGGGTGCGCATGCCAGTCCAAATGGCATTCTTCGAAACTGCCATAGCCCGGTGTCAGTTGCAAAGCTAGTATACTTTTTGCTTTCCTCGGAAACTGGAATCTGCCAGTAcccctttgacaaatcaattctCGAAAAGTAACGACAGTGGGATAAGCTTGCAAAAATGTCATCCTGACATGGCATTGGCTCAGCATCAAAGACTGTGACCTGATTTAACTTGCGAAAGTCCACACAAAATCTATTAGTGCCATCTGGTTTCTTCACTATAACGACTGGTGATCTATATGGTGAATCTGATGGTTCAATGACACCCATTCGTAACATCTCCTGAACTTCTTTGTTTATGGTCTCCTTCACAGCATGTGGAACAGGATATGGCCTTGAACGAATTGGATCATCTGTAGTTGTTTTAATATGGTGTTCTACCAAATTGGTTTTCCCAGGAATGTCAGTTAACACGTCTTGGAAGTCTTGAAGTAATGTTTGCAAAGATTCGCATTGTTTGGCATCTAGGTTTTCACCAAGTTTGACATCTTCAACAGATTCTGATTGTTCTATTATAGGACATTGTATCTCTTCATTAAATCGACCATACTCACTTAAACAGTCCTTCTCACCACTTGGTACCTTGTCGTCTTCAATAATGGCCGCTGCGATATTTATCAGTAATCCAGCCTGACCAGTTTCAGCCTCATTGCCAATTCTCTCCACATATTTCTTCAACATATTGGCATGGTATGTCTTCACGTGACCATTGACGTCAAGTCGGTAGTCTGATTCACCAACTTTCTCTACAATTTCATATGGCCCTTGCCACTGCATGAGCAATTTGTTTCGGTTTGTTGGCAACAGAACTAGAGCTCGCTCTCCTACTGAAAATGTTCTTTGCCTCGCTTTCTTATCGAAGTGTTTCTTGTATTTTCCAGCAGATTTCTTCAGTTCTTCTTGTGCAAATTGCATTGTTTCTGCTAGCCTTTCCTTTAGGTCCAAAACGTATTCATAAACAGTTTTTACCTCTGCACTAAGGGTTTCCTGTGTCAACATCTCTCTTAATATTTGCATTGGTCCTCTTACTGTTCTCCCGTAGAGCAGTTCAAATGGAGAAAACCCTGTGCTTGCCTGTGGGGCTTCTCTGTATGCGAACAAGGCTGGCGAAATGTACTTGTCCCAGTCCTTGGGTCGCTCTGTACACATACGCTTTATCATTGACTTCAGCGTGCCATTCATTCTTTCCACTAACCCGTTACACTGGGGATGGTATGGTGTAGTCACTAACTGTTTCATTGACAACAGCCTACTTATCTCCTTCATGAGTCCAGATGTAAATTGTGCTCCCATGTCACTAAGCATTTCTTGTGGAACTCCAACTCGAGTGAAATTGTCTACTAATGCCTCTGCAACGATTTCTGTCTCAATGTTCTTCAATGCCATCGCCTCCGGATATCTTGTAGCGTAGTCAACCACCGTTAATATGTACCGGTTTCCTCTGTCACTTACTGGTGTAATAGGTCCAATTAGATCAACAGCCACGCGTTTAAATGGTGTATCTATTAATGGCATTTCTCCCAACGGAACCTTGGAAACTTTTCCTTTTGATGTCATCCTCTGACAGGTATCACAGGAGGTACAGAAACGTTTCACATCTGACATTACCCCAGACCAATGAAATTGTGACAGTACTTTATCCAATGTTTTCTGCATTCCTAGATGTCCTCCTAATAAACTCTCATGAGCTATCTTCATGATTTCATCTCGAAATTCCTTAGGGACAACAAGCTGACAAACAGGTTCTCCCTTGTTATGTTTTGGAGACGTAAATTCACGGTACAAGAATCCATTGCGTTCATAATACCGAGAAGTATTCAGTTTTCCACACTGCTTTACCTCTTCCGACATTGCTTGTTCCCGGGCAGCTTGAAGAGTTTGGTCACTTTTCTGTGCTTCTTGAAACATCTGTGGATTCATCCCCTTGATCTGTGTTGGCACCTTTAGCGGTTTGATTTTGCTTACCTTTTCTTTTGAAGCCTGAGCTCTTGTGACTACTGCTGCCTGTTCGTTCACCGTTTCATCCACTTTCTTCTCTTCTGATATGGTCGCATATTCTCCAATTGCAATACCTCTGATTCCGTCAATATTCCCCAATATCAAGTCGTATACTGGACTTTCAACACACATGGCAATTACCTTACCTGTATAATAAGGTGTTTCCACAAACACTTTTGCCGTGGGAAATTGTCTCACTGTTCCATCAAGTAAGACACAATTCTGAACTTTCCCAGTAAAACTGTGGTTTGGTACAAGAGACCTCTTTACCACCACTGATGAACATCCAGTATCCCTCAAGACACGAATTTGTTTTCCGTTGACCCATCCTATGCACTCCGGCATATTTTCCCGAATAGGTCCATCACACGCTGCCGACCTGACAGGTAAATGGTGACCACCTGACAGACTTACCTTTCCTTTGGATAGGCCACACGCCGACAAACTAGATTTACTTACCTTTCGGTCATACTTGCCTTCAGGTCTTCTTCCACCTCTTGCTGGTTCCCAGCTTTTGAAACCATTACCTGAATACTGGCCTGATAGGTTACCACCCCTGTGGTTGTTTGTGCACATGGTGTTCCGACCATTTATCCTCGGGCAGTCTCTACGTAAATGTGGTCCATTGCAAACAAAGCAAGCCTTACCTTTCACACCATCTCTAGATTCATTCCCCGTTTTGCCATTGCCCTCATGGGCCTCAATATACCGATCTGCACAATCGGCCATTTCTGTTACTGAAGCAAACTTACGCTCCTTTAAGAACACTTGCAGTCCCTTTGAGCACCCATTCAAGTATTGCTCACGTAAAATCAAATCTCTTAAACCATCATAGGTTTCGTCAGACCCAGCCTGGCACATCCAATTGGTTAAGTAATCTCCCAATCGAATTACAAATTGAGACGCTGTCTCCCCTGATTCACATTTACTACTACGAAACTTTTCCCTGAAACCATCTTCGTTCAGATTGAACCTTTTTAGCAGGGCATCCTTAAGTTTCTGATAATCATTAGCCTCAGCAACTGTGAGTCTCGAATACACATCCAGGGCACGCCCCTGCAACAGTGCACTCAAATTTGCACCCCAACATTCCTTCTTCCATCCAGCACTCTCTGCAAATCGCTCAAATCTTTTGAGATATGCATCCATGCTATCACGCTTGTCATCAAAATTGGGTAACTTTGGCAACTTAGCCTTAGTACCACTCTCACTAGTAGTACGACTATCACCCCTCTGTGACCCACTACGTAATCTTTCCATCTCAATTTCTCTCTCCATTTCTAATTTCTTAAATTCTCTCTCTCTACTTCTCTCTTCACGCTCATAAGCTCTTTCTTTCCTTTCTACCTCCTCTCTTTCTCTTATAAAGGAGAGCAAAGTTTCCCCGGACAAACCGGACTTTTCACCCATTTGAAAAAGATTTTCCAAATCAGACATGGTGAAAATCAAACCCAATGAATAAGGGATTTAACAAGGAAGTTAACTCTTATAATAACCTGCTGGCCCCTTTAAACAGTTTCTCCCCTTTGCCTGACCTGATCAGTGCCTGTGACCTCACACTGACCTGTAGCAATTGCCCTTAGAGATAACAACCCAGGTATTAACAGCACAGCAAACAGAGATAAAATTTCTCTTGAATTTACAGACGAGCTTTTATTTCCTCACTGCAGTATTTCTCTGTGATAATTGAATAGCATAACCCCACCCGTACTACCAGttttgtcaaagatttttgatAGTATAGTTGAGCCAACTAACTATAaactttgaatgtaaacaaaagtccaccaatgtccctcagatagaaggaaaggacttgaaattttggggtctatgcaaatcacaataccgcaaagaggattacaaagtttatttatctatttaattttcgtgctttaatttctattctaatctcatgcacatttaaaaacaaataagaaattataGTCTAGATTATCCCTGATGATcgaatgtcaaatgttaaaagCAAATGTTCTTGCTGTGCTCCGCTGTATACGTCATACATATATTCAGTTCTCAGGTCCAGTTCTTTCCAGTTACCCGATGGGAACTACACAGTACACATCACTGCTACACTTTTTGAGGTTTACTATGATATGAATGCTTCCTTCTTGTCAGTGCGTttctctgtataatttatttgtagttgtctttatgaaactgatggccaatattcaactagttctagtatgcatcatacgtcttattaaacttctatcttctatccccttttccatcaactttcttcatcaatattcaactagttctagtatgcaacatacgtcttattaaacttctatcttctatccccttttccatcaactttcttcatcaatattcaactagttctagtatgcaacatacgtcttattaaacttctatcttctatccccttttccatcaactttcttcatcGTAATTCTTACACCAACAAAAATGAATATCTACAAGGATATAAGAATATCCATTCAGATCATTATGCTTATGATTAATCCCTTATAACAGCTTTCAATTATACCACATTTTACTACTTATCAAAATCACATTGCAATAACATAATATTTCCGTAACATCAAGCACTACAAGTTTtaccagaaaaacaaaacaagacaGAATGATTACTACAATAATGCATATGTTGGACGAGAAAgattattgttaaataacataCCCCATTTAGATTCCTTCTATAAACacaacactctagatgcctccACAATGTGGCCGACGATCAGAAATTCTGATGGCACCTCCTTCCAAACAACAAACGCTCTGGTCTTAAGCCTAAATTCAACTGACTCAGAAACACACAGAAAACTCTCGAACTCTGTACTACCAGttttgtcaaagatttttgatAGTATAGTTGAGCCAACTAACTATAaactttgaatgtaaacaaaagtccAC
Encoded here:
- the LOC127835858 gene encoding uncharacterized protein LOC127835858; translated protein: MGEKSGLSGETLLSFIREREEVERKERAYEREERSREREFKKLEMEREIEMERLRSGSQRGDSRTTSESGTKAKLPKLPNFDDKRDSMDAYLKRFERFAESAGWKKECWGANLSALLQGRALDVYSRLTVAEANDYQKLKDALLKRFNLNEDGFREKFRSSKCESGETASQFVIRLGDYLTNWMCQAGSDETYDGLRDLILREQYLNGCSKGLQVFLKERKFASVTEMADCADRYIEAHEGNGKTGNESRDGVKGKACFVCNGPHLRRDCPRINGRNTMCTNNHRGGNLSGQYSGNGFKSWEPARGGRRPEGKYDRKVSKSSLSACGLSKGKVSLSGGHHLPVRSAACDGPIRENMPECIGWVNGKQIRVLRDTGCSSVVVKRSLVPNHSFTGKVQNCVLLDGTVRQFPTAKVFVETPYYTGKVIAMCVESPVYDLILGNIDGIRGIAIGEYATISEEKKVDETVNEQAAVVTRAQASKEKVSKIKPLKVPTQIKGMNPQMFQEAQKSDQTLQAAREQAMSEEVKQCGKLNTSRYYERNGFLYREFTSPKHNKGEPVCQLVVPKEFRDEIMKIAHESLLGGHLGMQKTLDKVLSQFHWSGVMSDVKRFCTSCDTCQRMTSKGKVSKVPLGEMPLIDTPFKRVAVDLIGPITPVSDRGNRYILTVVDYATRYPEAMALKNIETEIVAEALVDNFTRVGVPQEMLSDMGAQFTSGLMKEISRLLSMKQLVTTPYHPQCNGLVERMNGTLKSMIKRMCTERPKDWDKYISPALFAYREAPQASTGFSPFELLYGRTVRGPMQILREMLTQETLSAEVKTVYEYVLDLKERLAETMQFAQEELKKSAGKYKKHFDKKARQRTFSVGERALVLLPTNRNKLLMQWQGPYEIVEKVGESDYRLDVNGHVKTYHANMLKKYVERIGNEAETGQAGLLINIAAAIIEDDKVPSGEKDCLSEYGRFNEEIQCPIIEQSESVEDVKLGENLDAKQCESLQTLLQDFQDVLTDIPGKTNLVEHHIKTTTDDPIRSRPYPVPHAVKETINKEVQEMLRMGVIEPSDSPYRSPVVIVKKPDGTNRFCVDFRKLNQVTVFDAEPMPCQDDIFASLSHCRYFSRIDLSKGYWQIPVSEESKKYTSFATDTGLWQFRRMPFGLACAPAVFSRMMRMLLKDLSGVDNFLDDMFLFTETWEEHLTLIAEVLGRLRNAGLTAKPSKCMLACERLDILGHQVGHGKVEPNPQKVTAIAQAVRPRTKTELRSFLGLVGYYRLFIPNFAAVAVPLTALTKKGKPNTLVWESPHERAFNELKERVTMSPILRMADLGKPFILLTDASNVGLGAVLLQEHEDGKFPVAYASRKLLQRERNYSVVEKECLAVVWGVQKFHTYLYGKKFLLETDHMPLVYLNKAKDSNGRIMRWALVLQAYRFTVVAIKGTENVGADYLSRKSGT